The Haloarcula sp. H-GB4 genome segment AGGGATGATGACGCGCTGACGGGCAAATGCGGGGCCTGTCGATACCGAACAGTCTGTGGCGGCAGCCGGTCGCGGGCGTATGCGACGACAGGGGACCCGCTGGCTGCGGACCCGCTGTGTGACTACCAGCCGGATGGGTTCGAGGGATCGGTTCCCGATCAGCACCCAGCAGATTGAGGGGGTTTTTCACTCCGTGGGAACGCGCCTCGCCCGTTTTGTAACGTGGTGTCACAGTATCTCATATGAGCGACTCCGGCATCAGAGTGGAGCTGTCGGTCGACACCCCCGGGGCCTGTCCAGTGGCGAGCGTCTCAGATGAGGCGGGCACGGCAGTGACCGATGTCGCCCGAAGCAGCCCAGATGCAGACGGGCAAGTCATCGAAGAGTTCACCGCCACGGACACTGACGACGGGGAAATCGAAGCACGGGAAGACATGGACAAAGTGTTCGCGACAGGCAATGGGACGCGCTACCAGTTTTCTCGGTCGCGAACTGAGTGCGTCTGCGAGGCGGTCGAAACATATGACTGTCCGGTCGCGGATATCCGTGCCGAGGGCGGACAGCTCCACCTGACCTTCCACGTTCCCGATGTCGACCGGGTTCGCGCTATCGTGACGCGGCTGAAAGAACTGTATGACGGCGTCTCGCTCCGATCGATGCGGCGGAACGGCGACGTTGACCCGGTGGACTCGATTCTTGTCGACCGAAGTAAACTCACCGACCGGCAGCAAGAAGTGCTCGAAACCGCCGTTGAGATGGGGTACTTCGAGTATCCGAAAGGAGCCAACGCTGGCGACGTGGCGGCGGAACTGGATATCTCTGTCTCGACGTTCGCGGAACACCTCGCCGCCGCCCAGACGAAACTGCTCGACAGCATTGTCGCGGAGTAGGCTCGTGACGGGGAGCTCCTACTGCCATCGGCGAGCGAATGCCGCTAACAGGAGATACGTATAGCAGAGTGCGCCGACAACGCCAGCCACTGTGCCGACTGATCTCATCCAGCCGAACCGACCGATGAGACCGAGTAGTTGTATGCCGAGTCCACCACCAAGCAGCCCAATCGACAGCAGCGCAGTCCGGTCATCAGCGTAGGGCCAGACGCCGACGGCCGGCGGATAGAACTGGAACGTCGCCCCGACCACAGTGAGTCCGAGAAAGCCCGCCAACATCGCCCGATAGTGTGCGCTGACCAGCGCCGGGTCCCGACCGGTTGCGGCGATAATCAGTCCGAGTCCGATACCGACGACCCCGAACACCACTGCCAGTAGCACCGCGTAGAACCCGACTCGACGGCGCTCCGACCGCAGGAACAGGACCAGATATGACAGCGTGAATCCTGCGACCGCGATAGCCTCGATGACGCCACCGACGAGGAGAAGTCCGGGTTCGAACAGCCCGAAGCCGAGCAATGCGGGACCGACAGCGCCGGCAGCGATGACTACCGTAACGATCGGTCGCGGCGCTTCGGCAACCAGAAACCGGGGAAACAGCCGGAAACCGACGCCGAAGACGAACAGCGCGGCTGTCCCCGTAGCGAGCAAGTGCGACAGTTGTTGGGGGAGTACCGACCCGAAGCCGGCGACGGTAACGAGCGCACCACCGGTCGCAAGTGCGAGGTAGCCGAGCGCTATCGGGACTGCGACGTTGGCAGTCCGGTCGACCGGCTCCCTGTGGGCGTTTGGACCGCCGGTCCCTGTTGCCACGCCAGTGACGTTGTCGCGAATTGTCCATCCTAGCGTGCTGAGAAACACTGCGACGCCGCCGGCCCAGAGCGCAGTCCCGACTGGTCGGAGCCACGGTGGACCGAGCGGTGTAAGCGCCAGCCCTGTTGTGCCGAGGACGGACAGCGGGAACTGGACGGCAGGCCCCAGTTCCCACGCGAGGTCCCGATCGAAGTACGACGGCACAAGCGCGTAAGCCTTCCCGAACAGGACGTGCAGGACGAACCCGTACAGACCGAGCGTGACGACCACGCGGCGGGGCGCTGCGACCGCCATCGCGGCGTGGAAGCCGATGAAAAACAGCGCGCTGGCGGTGACGAACCACCGCGAGGCACGCTCGGGTCGCATCTCACTCCGGCCTGATCGTGACGTGCCACTCTTCGTCGGCGATTTGTTCCGTGTCGTACTGGTACCCTTTTTTTATGAGGACGTCGTACAGCGGCACCGGTTCGAAACTGTTCACCAACCGGAGCGCCTCGCTTTCGCTGACAGCGTCGAGGGCGCTCATAATCTGTTCGAACGGTTCCCCGTCGACATCTCGGACGTCGAGTTCCTGTACCGATTCTTGGTGATCTGTGCTCATACGTCCGACAACGGTCTCCGCCAGTCAGGCGCTTGCCCCGAACGTGTTCGCCTCTGTAGCGGTACAGCACTGTGATCGGAGGCTGAAAGCCCTAGCATACTGCTATGGTATCGCGCTACCGAAGCGTGGTGTAGCTCAGTCCAGCAATCGCGACGAACTGTAACGAGCGCAGGACCAGTACAGCTTGCTGGACGTGTGGGTCGCCGGCGTAGAAGCTCTGCATCGAGAAGAAAAAGTAGACAGCGATGGCGTTCTCGGCGAGCATCGCGACGGCGAAAGCGATGAGGCCGGCGACGAGTCCCGTCCGGAACGTCGCGTAGTTGCGGACCCAGACGCCCAGCAGTGGGAGCAACAATAGGACGTTAAGCCCGCCAACGATGGCTGCGGCGGTGATGAGCGGTCCCATCGCCATCAGCACCACCGCTCCTGTTGGCTGGCCACGGTCCGGATGGTGGTTTGTCCCCTCATTCGTCCATCTTCTCCACGATTTCTTCGAAGGTGTCACGGTAGTTGTCGAACCGGTCGGTCAGGAAGTAGAGTTTGGCGTACTCTTCGTCGCCGGATTCGACCACGTCGTGGTCCTCTAGCTGTTCCATGTGATGTCTGATCGTCTTGTAGCCCACGTCGAGTTCGTCGGCGAGTTCGTTGGCGTTCATCGGTCGGTCCGAGAGAGCATCGATGATACGCGCCCGGTTGGCACCGCCGCGTGTCGCCGTCAGCAGATACCAGAGCGCTTTCTCCATCCCACTGTCCTCCCGGGAACTGTGTCTGCCCGTCGTATAGTCCTGTCTCTCCCCGTCGAACAGTGCGCTGGACTTTGATTCATATACCACGATGGGATACGCGAGTCAAGACAGGCGGCAAATAAAGCGTTTCTTCGCACTCTCTTCCGAGACTGTTCCAATTTCGGGACGACTGTCCGCGGGCCCACTCGCTTGCGAGCGCTCAGCGGACCGCCGCCGTCGCGTCGGCCATGATGTCGATGGCCTCCTTCAGCGTCTCCATGTCCGTCGCGTAGGAGATGCGGGCGTAGCCAGCGCCGTGTTCGCCGAAGGCGTCGCCGGGTACGACCACGACCCCGCGGTCGATGACCTCGTCCACCCAGCCGTCGGGAACCTTCGGCATCGCGTAGAACGCGCCCTTGGGCGTGGGACAGTCCAGTCCCATCTCGTCGAGGCCATCCAGCAGCACGTCGCGGCGCTCTTGGAACGCCTCGCGCATCTCCGCGACGGGCTCCTGTGGCCCGGTCAGCGCCGCCTCGGCGGCGTACTGTGCCGGGGCCGACGCACAGGCCTGTGCGTACTGGTGGACCCGCAGCATCCGCTCGATGCGGTCCGTCGCCCCGGTGACCCAGCCGAGCCGCCAGCCAGTCATCGAGTACGCCTTCGAGCAGGCGTTGACGATGACGACGTTGCCCGTGTCACTGAACTCCGCCGGCGAGCGGTGCTCGCCCTCGAACACCTGGTGTTCGTACACCTCGTCGGAGATACACAGTACGTCGTGCTCATCGGCGATACGGGCGAACTCTCGCATGTCCTCGGGGGACTGCACTGCCCCGGTCGGGTTCGCGGGCGAGTTCACGACGAACGCCGCCGTGTCGTCGGTGATGGCCTCCTCGACTATCTCGGGGGCCATCGTGAGATCCTCGCGCAGTGGGACGGGCCGCGGCGTCCCGCCTGAGAGGTGTGTCAGGGCGTCGTAGGAGACGAATCCCGGGTCTGGGAAGATAACCTCCTGTCCCGCATCAACGTGGGCTTCCAGCGCGATATGCAGCGCCTCGCTCCCACCCGACGTGGCAATGATGTCTCCGGGGTCGACGTCGAGGTCGTTATCCCGCTCGTGTTTGGCGGCGATGGCTTCTCGGAGTTCCTCAGTCCCCTTGTTCGACGTGTAAGCGTCGACCTCTCCCGCCTGAATTGCCTCGACAGCCGCTTCGCGGGCATGCTGCGGCGTCGGGAAGTCCGGCTGACCCAGGCCGAGGTTGATAGCGTCCTCGCCCGCCGCCTCGAACACTTCGCGGATGCCCGAGATCGATACCTGCTCTACCCGCCGGGAGAATCCAGTCATACTTTCTCTGGGGGCGGCCGGCCCGATAATTCTTCCCGATTCCCCGGCCGCGCTCAACTCTCGGTGCCTCCAGCGTCACCACGCCGTGGCGGGGAGACGGTCATCCGCCTCGTCGTTGGCGGCTCCTCAGCGCACCACAGACATCGCAATCGCCCCGCCACCGCCGACACTCATCCCCACGATGCCGCGGTGATGGTCCGCTCGCTCCATCGCATACAGCATCGTGGTCGTGAGGATCCCACCGCTGGCCCCGATTGGGTGGCCGAGCGCCACCGCGCCGCCGAGCGGGTTGTGCTTCTCGGCGGGGATATCGAGTTCGTCGGCGACGTATACCATCTGCGCGGCGAAGGCCTCGTTGAGTTCGAAGTGGTCCACGTCGGCCACGGTGAGGTCGTTGCGCTCCAGCAGCTTTGCAACGACGTCGCGGACGGCGATAGAGAACTCCGACGGGTCGCGGTAGGCAACCGCGTAGTCCTCGACGTGGGCCATCGGCCCCAGTCCCTCGCGCTCAACTGTCTCAGCATCGGCCAGTACCACCGCACCTGCCCCGTCAGAAAGCTTCGAGGCGTTGCCGGCGGTGATTGTCCCATCGTCCGCAAAAGCCGGTGGGAGCGCCGCCAGCTTATCCATCGTCGTGTCTGGATGCGGCCCTTCGTCCTCGGTTACAAGCCCGGCCGCTGTTTCTACGGGAACG includes the following:
- a CDS encoding DUF2249 domain-containing protein, whose protein sequence is MSTDHQESVQELDVRDVDGEPFEQIMSALDAVSESEALRLVNSFEPVPLYDVLIKKGYQYDTEQIADEEWHVTIRPE
- a CDS encoding winged helix-turn-helix domain-containing protein, producing the protein MEKALWYLLTATRGGANRARIIDALSDRPMNANELADELDVGYKTIRHHMEQLEDHDVVESGDEEYAKLYFLTDRFDNYRDTFEEIVEKMDE
- a CDS encoding pyridoxal phosphate-dependent aminotransferase, whose protein sequence is MTGFSRRVEQVSISGIREVFEAAGEDAINLGLGQPDFPTPQHAREAAVEAIQAGEVDAYTSNKGTEELREAIAAKHERDNDLDVDPGDIIATSGGSEALHIALEAHVDAGQEVIFPDPGFVSYDALTHLSGGTPRPVPLREDLTMAPEIVEEAITDDTAAFVVNSPANPTGAVQSPEDMREFARIADEHDVLCISDEVYEHQVFEGEHRSPAEFSDTGNVVIVNACSKAYSMTGWRLGWVTGATDRIERMLRVHQYAQACASAPAQYAAEAALTGPQEPVAEMREAFQERRDVLLDGLDEMGLDCPTPKGAFYAMPKVPDGWVDEVIDRGVVVVPGDAFGEHGAGYARISYATDMETLKEAIDIMADATAAVR
- a CDS encoding helix-turn-helix domain-containing protein gives rise to the protein MSDSGIRVELSVDTPGACPVASVSDEAGTAVTDVARSSPDADGQVIEEFTATDTDDGEIEAREDMDKVFATGNGTRYQFSRSRTECVCEAVETYDCPVADIRAEGGQLHLTFHVPDVDRVRAIVTRLKELYDGVSLRSMRRNGDVDPVDSILVDRSKLTDRQQEVLETAVEMGYFEYPKGANAGDVAAELDISVSTFAEHLAAAQTKLLDSIVAE